In Streptomyces sp. NBC_00683, the DNA window GGAGCGGCGGACGGCCTGTGCGCTGCGGACGCTCGACATCCGCATGGTGATGTGGGGCAGGCAGGCGGCGCCGAGGACGACGGTCAGTTCGGAGCTGATCATGTCCAGGTCGCTGCCGCCGAACTGCAGTCCGGAGTGCAGGTAGGCGGCGCCCGCGCCGCTGCCGCGTTCGGCGGCGGCCAGGAGGGCGCCGGTGTCCCAGTCGAAGCGGTTCATGACGAGGACGGAGACGAGGAGTCCCGCGCCGAGGAGCACCACGGTCTTGATGATCTGGATGAGGGCGGTGCCCTTCATTCCGCCGATCGCCGCGTAGCTGATCATCACGACGCCCAGGGTGATGATGGAGCCGGTGCGGAATCCGGAGCTGTCGAAGCCGAGGATGAAGGAGAGCAGATTGCCGCTGCCGGCGAGCTGGACGACCATGAGCGGTACCAGGGCGGCGAGGGTGACCGTGCAGGAGGCGATGCGTGCGGCCCGGCCGGGGGCCCGGCGGGTGAGCATGTCGCCCATGGTGAACCGGCCCGCGTTGCGCAGGGGTTCGGCGAGCAGGAACATCAGCAGGACGAGCGAGAGCACGGTGCTGAGGGCGAGGACGAGGCCGTCGTGGCCGGTGAGGGCGATGACGCCGGTGGTGCCGAGCACGGTGGCGGCGGAGAAGTAGTCGCCGGCGATGGCGAGGCCGTTGCGCAGCGGGGAGAGCGAGCGGTAGCCGGTGTAGAACTCGTCGAGGTCGTCGCGGTCCGGGCCGGTCATGACGCAGAGCAGCAGGGTGACGCTGGCGACGGCGATGAACGCCGTGAGGGACATGGTCTGGGCGGACTCGTCGAATCCGTTCATCGGCCTGCTCCGGTCCGGCGGCGTTCGGTCGGTCCGTCGCCCCTGTCGTGGTGGGCGCCCCGGTTGCGCAGTCCGGCGCAGAGCGGGTCGACGGTGCGCCGGGCGGTCCACTCGTACACGGCGATGGCCACGAGGGTGACGGGGAGCTGGCACAGGCCGAGGAGGAGGCCCGTCGTGAGGCCGCCGTCGCCCACGGGGTCGGTCATCAGGCCGGGTGCGTATCCGGACAGGAGCAGGAACAGCGTGAAGTAGCCGAGCGCGGTCAGTGTCGCGACGCGGCGCAGCACCCGGTAGGCGGTGCGCAGTCTGCGCAGGTCGCCGTGGTGGCCGGGTGCGGGGACGGGGGTGGTTGCGGGGGCCGGCCAGCGCGGTGGTGGCTGCGGTGACGAGCTCTGCCAGGGCAGGAGGTACTCGCCCGGGTACGGGGGTGGCTGGGGGCGCTGTCGCGGTGGCCGGGGAGGGCGCATGCGGGGTGGCGGGAAGGCGGGTTGCGGCGGGAGCGGGGGTTGCCGCCGCGGTGGGTAGGGGGGTTGGTGCGGGTTGTCGTACGACATCGGGTGCTGCTCCTTGCATGGCTCGGGTCCGGGGACGGACTGCAAGGCAGGAGCGCGGGTGCGCTCAGGGAGCGCGAACGTTACTCGTGGGTATCGCTGCTGGGGAGGGTTACGTCCGAACTACCTTCGGTAACCTTCCAGTTGTCTAGTCCTTGAACTCCGGGGAGGGGCTTTCGCGCTCCTCGAGGACCGGAAAACGCCGTGGGGCGACGACGACGAGCACCAGCAGGGCGAGTGCGGCGGCCCCCGCGGCGCCGACGAACACGTAGTCGACGGCTGTGTCGACGGCCCGGCGCAGGTAGTCCGTCGCGGCGGCGGAGAGGGCCGCCGGATTCTCCAGTGCGTGCGAGACCGCGTCCAGGTCGCCGGGCAGTCCGGGAACGGGGGCGGCGGCCAGCCGGGAGGCGAGCACTCCGTTGGCGACGGCGCCGAAGAGCGCGGCGCCCAGGCTCTGGCCGACCTGGCGGCAGAACAGGACGGACGCGGTCGTCGTGCCGCGCTCGGACCAGCCGACCGTCGACTGGACCCCGACGATGAGGGGCAGTTGGAAGAGGCCCAGTGCGGCGCCGAGCAGCAGCATGATCAGGGCGGGCTGCCACGGAGCGCCGGGGAAGGGCAGCAGGGGGAAGGCGAGCAGGATCAGCAGGGCGCCCGTCATCCCGGTGATCGCGGTGCGGCGGAAGCCGATGCGGTTGTAGACGCGGTCGGAGAACGCGGCGGCCACGGGCCAGCTCAGCGTCATGACGGAGAGGACGAACCCGGCGGCGATCGGGCCGAGTCCGAGGACCGACTGGGCGTACGTGGGCAGGAACACGGTCGGCGCGACCATCAGCAGGCCCATCGCGCCCAGGGCCAGATTGACCGAGGCGATGGTGCGGCGCCGCCAGACCCAGCCGGGGATGACGGGTTCCGCGGCGCGCCGCTCGATGAGGACGGTCAGCACGGCCATGGCCGCGCTCGCACCCAGGAGCCCGAGCGAGGGGGCGGAGAGCCACGGCCAGGCGACCCCGCCCTGGACGAGCGCGGTCAGCAGGAGCGCACCGGTGGCGAAGACCGCGAGGGCGCCCGCCCAGTCGATACGGGGGCGGGTGGCGGGGCGCGGGCGGGCCGGTTCGTGGAGGTGGCGGACCACCAGCCACAGGGCGATCGCGCCGACCGGCAGATTGATGAGGAAGATCCAGCGCCAGTCGGCGTACGCGGCGAGCAGCCCGCCGATCGCCGGGCCCGCGACGGCCGATGTGGCCCAGACCGTGGACAGCCTCGCCTGGATCTTCGGGCGTTCCTTGAGCGGGTAGAGGTCGGCCGCGATGGTCTGCACCGTGCCCTGGAGGGCGCCGCCGCCGAGGCCCTGGACGACCCGGAAGGCGATCAGGGCGGCCATGTTCCAGGCCGCGGCGCAGAGTACGGAGCCGGCCAGGAAGAGGATGATGCCCGCGATGAGGACGGGCTTGCGGCCGAAGGTGTCGGAGAGCTTCCCGTACACCGGGAGGGTGACGGTCACGGCGAGCAGGTAGCCGGAGAAGAGCCAGGAGAACACGGCGAAGCCGCCGAGGTCGCCGACGATCTGCGGGACGGCTGTGGCGACGATGGTGCCGTCGATGGCGGCGAGCGCCATGCCGAGCATGAGTGCGGCGACCACGGGGCGCCTGCCGCGGTCGGAGGCGGTCGTGGCGGTGCCTCCGTACCCGGCCCCGGGCCCCGTACCCGGCCCTGCCCCGGGGCCCGTTCCCGTTCCGGCTCCCCCTCCGGTAGGTCCGGATGCTGCCGCGGAACCGCTGTCCGTCCCGCCCGCGCTGCCCGTGCCGCCCACAGGGTTTCCTTTCCCTATGCATCTAAATTCTGGGGACACTGTCTCACCGCAGGAGGCCGGTCGGCAGCATGCGGCCGAGGGATGAGATCCCCTACCCAGGTCTCCCCCCGGGGTCGCAGACCCCTAGGGGGAGCTCCGTACTTCTGGCCAGGGGTCGTTCCTCCCGGCGGAGGACGTGCCACGACTGCCCCGTTCCTTACGGTGTTCTTACGCCGCGAGTGCGGCTGACCGCAGAGGGCGGGGTGGGGAAAACCCCACCTGAAGACTGCGCTGGGCACCAGCGCGCGGGACCCCCTCCGCACACGAGACTTTGAACGTACACAGAGACGTCCGGGCATCGACCGACATAGGAGAAAAACCGTGACAACGGCTGTAACCATTCCCAGGCACGGGGGCACTGGAGGGCGTACGGCCGTCGCTGCGCGAGCGCGGCAGGTCGTCAAGGCGTACGGCGCGGGGGAGACCCGGGTCGTCGCGCTCGACCATGTCGATGTGGACATCGCACGCGGGCAGTTCACGGCGATCATGGGTCCGTCCGGCTCCGGCAAGTCGACCCTGATGCACTGCCTGGCCGGTCTGGACACCGTGACCTCGGGCGAGATCCACCTCGCCGACATCGAGATCACCAAGCTCAAGGACAAGAAGCTCACCCAGCTGCGCCGGGACCGGATCGGCTTCATCTTCCAGGCGTTCAACCTGCTTCCGACGCTCAACGCGATCGAGAACATCACGCTGCCGATGGACATCGCGGGCCGCAAGCCCGACGCGGCATGGCTGCAGCAGGTCGTCGAGACCGTCGGTCTCGCCGACCGGCTGAAGCACCGGCCGACGCAGCTCTCCGGCGGTCAGCAGCAGCGTGTGGCCGTGGCCCGTGCCCTGGCCGCCCGCCCCGACATCATCTTCGGTGACGAGCCCACCGGGAACCTGGACTCGCGGGCCGGCGCCGAGGTGCTGTCGTTCCTGCGCAGGTCGGTGGACGAGCTGGGCCAGACCATCGTCATGGTCACGCACGACCCGGTGGCCGCGTCCTACGCGGACCGGGTGCTGTACCTCGCGGACGGTTCCATCGTCGACGAGATGCAGAACCCGACGGCCGATCAGGTCCTGGACCGGATGAAGGACTTCGACGCGCGCGGGCGGACCTCATGACCGTCTGGAAGACCTCGATGCGCAACTTCTTCGCGCACAAGGGACGGATGGCGCTCTCCGCCGTCGCGGTCCTGCTGTCGGTGGCGTTCGTGTGCGGCACGCTCGTCTTCACCGACACGATGAACACCACCTTCGACAAGCTGTTCGCGGCGTCGTCGGCCGATGTCACCGTCAGCCCGAAGACCGCCGAGGGCGCGGACGAGCTGCCGGAGAACGGCCGGCCCGAAGCGCTGCCCGCCTCCGTCCTCGCAGAGGTCGAGAAGGCCGACGGCGTGAAGGGGGCCGAGGGCGGAGTCATGAGCATGTCCGTCACGGTCGTCGACAGCCACAACAAGAACATGGGCTCCGAGACCGGCGCCCCGACGATCGCCGGCAACTGGACGCGCAACGACCTGCGTTCCATGGAGATCACCTCCGGCCACGCGCCGCGCGGCCCGACCGAGGTCATGGTCGACGCCGACACCGCCGAGAAGCACCA includes these proteins:
- a CDS encoding sodium/solute symporter, which translates into the protein MNGFDESAQTMSLTAFIAVASVTLLLCVMTGPDRDDLDEFYTGYRSLSPLRNGLAIAGDYFSAATVLGTTGVIALTGHDGLVLALSTVLSLVLLMFLLAEPLRNAGRFTMGDMLTRRAPGRAARIASCTVTLAALVPLMVVQLAGSGNLLSFILGFDSSGFRTGSIITLGVVMISYAAIGGMKGTALIQIIKTVVLLGAGLLVSVLVMNRFDWDTGALLAAAERGSGAGAAYLHSGLQFGGSDLDMISSELTVVLGAACLPHITMRMSSVRSAQAVRRSLSWAVCVVVGLCLLLAVIGFGAAALVGHDRITAAGAQGNSAILQVAGAVAGGGAIGALVVTTMTTAIFLTLLASVAGMILACANSLAHDLFAHGLHGIRDRGKEPVAGRTEMGTAQAAAVGVGALAVVLAVLARHWNVQALVTLSFCIGASAIAPALVYSMFWRRFTRTGLLCTLLGGTACVLVLITGTNLVSGSPGSVFPGRDINWFPFTTTGLVSIPFGFLAGWLGTVLGRGTDNEQRRQYEAVEPWILAGAPPASRPVSSPQEPYAR
- a CDS encoding DUF485 domain-containing protein; translated protein: MRPPRPPRQRPQPPPYPGEYLLPWQSSSPQPPPRWPAPATTPVPAPGHHGDLRRLRTAYRVLRRVATLTALGYFTLFLLLSGYAPGLMTDPVGDGGLTTGLLLGLCQLPVTLVAIAVYEWTARRTVDPLCAGLRNRGAHHDRGDGPTERRRTGAGR
- a CDS encoding MFS transporter; the protein is MGGTGSAGGTDSGSAAASGPTGGGAGTGTGPGAGPGTGPGAGYGGTATTASDRGRRPVVAALMLGMALAAIDGTIVATAVPQIVGDLGGFAVFSWLFSGYLLAVTVTLPVYGKLSDTFGRKPVLIAGIILFLAGSVLCAAAWNMAALIAFRVVQGLGGGALQGTVQTIAADLYPLKERPKIQARLSTVWATSAVAGPAIGGLLAAYADWRWIFLINLPVGAIALWLVVRHLHEPARPRPATRPRIDWAGALAVFATGALLLTALVQGGVAWPWLSAPSLGLLGASAAMAVLTVLIERRAAEPVIPGWVWRRRTIASVNLALGAMGLLMVAPTVFLPTYAQSVLGLGPIAAGFVLSVMTLSWPVAAAFSDRVYNRIGFRRTAITGMTGALLILLAFPLLPFPGAPWQPALIMLLLGAALGLFQLPLIVGVQSTVGWSERGTTTASVLFCRQVGQSLGAALFGAVANGVLASRLAAAPVPGLPGDLDAVSHALENPAALSAAATDYLRRAVDTAVDYVFVGAAGAAALALLVLVVVAPRRFPVLEERESPSPEFKD
- a CDS encoding ABC transporter ATP-binding protein produces the protein MTTAVTIPRHGGTGGRTAVAARARQVVKAYGAGETRVVALDHVDVDIARGQFTAIMGPSGSGKSTLMHCLAGLDTVTSGEIHLADIEITKLKDKKLTQLRRDRIGFIFQAFNLLPTLNAIENITLPMDIAGRKPDAAWLQQVVETVGLADRLKHRPTQLSGGQQQRVAVARALAARPDIIFGDEPTGNLDSRAGAEVLSFLRRSVDELGQTIVMVTHDPVAASYADRVLYLADGSIVDEMQNPTADQVLDRMKDFDARGRTS